A single window of Streptomyces cathayae DNA harbors:
- the eccD gene encoding type VII secretion integral membrane protein EccD: MTASTAATRTGGPGQTAPSGTLPGFGFCRVTIVAPDSRIDVALPDDVPVADVYPEILRLSRQTAAEGAPVGYHLVRRDGTVLDSSRSFAAQRILDGELLTLRPFSESLPPAVVDDVSEAVASAVTRDRSLWHGDLTRAAGLVGGGVLPALLAFVAWNADPRHDMHGLPGILAGIAGVLLVVLGCVRARVYDDRAAAVALGLGALPNVGVAGSGLLSLSEGQGVGKLQFLLACAAVLVASVILALVSPRGDGPFVAFVAASGLALVATFVALLRDWTPAEIAALCAPVAVGALAFLPGLSLRFARLPIGFEAPHTTSRAYGADPEPHEPVDAERIEAQARRGHELLVGLVGGCSLLAVGSALVLSFSDGLWSLLLALATGIALLMRAQLFRYTAQVATLLTAGLGSLVALGLGLALNPPDALVREALTGDRAGLDIRTIWLIAAIAAVSALVTAIGLVASRNGLTPFWGRFLEIAEGFVLLTLVPLALAVFGVYTTVRSMTG, from the coding sequence ATGACGGCCTCCACGGCGGCCACCCGTACGGGCGGACCCGGCCAGACAGCCCCGTCCGGGACGTTGCCGGGGTTCGGCTTCTGCCGGGTCACCATCGTCGCGCCCGACAGCCGGATCGACGTGGCGCTGCCCGACGACGTACCGGTGGCCGACGTCTACCCCGAGATCCTCAGGCTCTCCCGGCAGACGGCCGCCGAGGGCGCCCCGGTCGGCTACCACCTGGTCCGCCGGGACGGCACCGTCCTCGACAGCTCCCGCTCCTTCGCGGCCCAGCGCATCCTCGACGGTGAGCTCCTCACCCTGCGTCCCTTCTCCGAGTCGCTTCCCCCGGCCGTCGTCGACGACGTCTCCGAAGCGGTTGCCTCCGCGGTCACCCGGGACCGGTCCCTGTGGCACGGCGACCTCACCCGTGCCGCGGGCCTCGTCGGCGGCGGCGTGCTGCCCGCCCTGCTCGCGTTCGTCGCCTGGAACGCCGATCCGCGGCACGACATGCACGGCCTGCCCGGCATCCTCGCGGGCATCGCCGGTGTCCTCCTCGTGGTGCTGGGCTGTGTCCGCGCCCGCGTCTACGACGACCGGGCCGCCGCCGTCGCGCTGGGGCTCGGCGCACTCCCCAACGTGGGGGTGGCCGGCTCGGGCCTGCTGTCGCTCTCCGAGGGGCAGGGCGTCGGGAAGCTCCAGTTCCTGCTCGCCTGCGCGGCCGTGCTGGTGGCCTCGGTGATCCTCGCCCTGGTCTCTCCGCGGGGCGACGGCCCGTTCGTGGCCTTCGTGGCCGCCTCGGGCCTCGCCCTGGTCGCCACCTTCGTGGCGCTCCTGAGGGACTGGACACCGGCCGAGATCGCCGCGCTGTGCGCTCCCGTCGCCGTCGGCGCCCTGGCCTTCCTGCCGGGCCTGTCCCTGCGTTTCGCCCGTCTGCCCATCGGCTTCGAGGCGCCGCACACCACCTCGCGCGCCTACGGCGCCGACCCCGAGCCCCATGAGCCGGTGGACGCCGAACGCATCGAGGCCCAGGCCCGCCGCGGCCACGAACTCCTGGTCGGCCTGGTCGGCGGCTGCTCGCTGCTCGCGGTCGGCTCCGCCCTCGTGCTCAGCTTCTCCGACGGCCTCTGGTCGCTGCTGCTCGCCCTGGCCACCGGAATCGCACTGCTCATGCGGGCGCAGCTGTTCCGCTACACCGCGCAGGTCGCCACCCTGCTGACCGCGGGGCTCGGCTCCCTGGTCGCGCTCGGTCTCGGTCTGGCGCTCAACCCGCCGGACGCCCTGGTCCGCGAGGCGCTGACAGGGGACCGGGCCGGTCTCGACATCCGTACGATCTGGCTGATCGCGGCCATCGCGGCGGTGTCGGCGCTGGTCACCGCGATCGGCCTGGTGGCCTCCCGCAACGGGCTCACGCCCTTCTGGGGCCGCTTCCTGGAGATCGCCGAGGGCTTCGTCCTGCTGACACTGGTGCCGCTGGCGCTCGCCGTCTTCGGCGTGTACACGACGGTGCGGTCGATGACCGGCTGA
- the eccCa gene encoding type VII secretion protein EccCa, whose product MSQIVVKRPPRALPPEVPTGEVVVQPPPELPRGHQESVLMQLLPTLGMGGSVVFFFTSGQPFMRIMGMVMIASTIAMSIAMVVRFRRGSQGQIADLRRDYLSYLSRTRRTTLETAKAQRDAQYYLHPSPEQLWALVAEGSRVWERRPGDEDFAQVRIGLGPQSLATPLVAPETAPVDQLEPLTAGAMQRFVAVHSTLDDLPMAVSLRAFYHVVLGGEPDSVRSSARALTGSLASLHSPEDLIVAVATGREAARHWEWAKWLPHAQLPGVADGAGSRRLISGDPQELEDLLAARLTGRPRFHPNAAPLPDTPHLVVVLDGVSLPPDSMLANPEGLQGVTVVEVVEGEPVGTHGDLSVLVRPRSLRLESAHGVVYEGTPDVLSQESAEALARQLAPLRMVSGGDDDEPLLANLEFTDLLNLGDAASVDTRRTWRPRSQAERLRVPIGVGEDGRPVMLDIKEAAQEGMGPHGLCVGATGSGKSELLRTLVLGLAVTHSSETLNFVLADFKGGATFAGMAQMPHVAAVITNLADDLTLVDRMGDSIRGELNRRQEMLRDAGNYANIHDYEKARAAGAPLQPIPSLLLVIDEFSELLTAKPDFIDMFVQIGRIGRSLGVHLLLASQRLEEGRLRGLETYLSYRIGLRTFSAAESRSALGVPDAYELPNVPGSGFLKFGTDEMVRFKAAYVSGVYRSGSQGAGSSDGPLPLDRRPVLFTAAEVPVRYAPVPRQRADSADGAGEVDDALADTVLDVVVRRLEAQGPAAHQVWLPPLDSPPSLDALLPGLTAVEGRGLTQPGYEGAGRLVVPVGIVDKPYEQRRDPLWVDFSGAAGHMQVLGGPQSGKSTLLRSLICSFALTHTPHEVQFYGLDFGGGGMASVAGLPHVGGVASRLDPEKVRRTVAEVYGILARREEYFRASGISSIAEFRTRRARGDITVTDQPWGDVFLVVDGWANFRTEYEALDPVILDIAARGLGYGIHLVLSASRSMEVRSALKDSLLNRLELRLGDTMDSELDRKVAANVPTGVPGRGLSPQKLHFMAAVPRIDGLTSDTDLADATAALSAEVSRHWQAPGAPQVRLLPREFPAQQLPPGDRFPERGIAFALDEDNLEPVFVDFDQDPFFLVFGESESGKSNLLRLLIKQLTTRYPGDECKLFVVDNRRSLLGVTPDSHLAEYIPMSNAMEHHMAALADLMKRRTPTADVTARQLRERSWWQGPTVYVVIDDFDLVSTSSGNPLSGLTEMLPFARDVGVRFIIARSTAGASRASYEAFMQRIKELGAQGVVLAGDPTEGDVLGGVRPRPMPTGRGVFVSRRRGRPLVQTGLVAEEIL is encoded by the coding sequence GTGAGCCAGATCGTCGTCAAACGTCCGCCCAGGGCGCTGCCGCCGGAGGTTCCCACGGGCGAGGTGGTCGTGCAACCGCCGCCCGAGCTGCCTCGGGGGCATCAGGAAAGCGTGCTGATGCAGCTGTTGCCGACACTCGGCATGGGCGGCTCGGTGGTCTTCTTCTTCACGAGCGGGCAGCCGTTCATGCGCATCATGGGCATGGTGATGATCGCGTCGACGATCGCCATGTCGATCGCGATGGTGGTCCGCTTCCGCCGCGGTTCCCAGGGTCAGATCGCCGATCTGCGCCGTGACTACCTGAGTTACCTGTCGCGGACCCGCCGGACCACCCTGGAGACGGCGAAGGCGCAGCGTGACGCCCAGTACTACCTCCACCCCTCCCCGGAGCAGCTGTGGGCGCTGGTCGCCGAGGGCAGCCGGGTGTGGGAACGGCGGCCGGGCGACGAGGACTTCGCGCAGGTCCGCATCGGCCTCGGTCCGCAGTCCCTGGCCACCCCGCTGGTCGCCCCCGAGACAGCCCCGGTCGATCAGCTGGAGCCGTTGACGGCGGGCGCGATGCAGCGGTTCGTCGCGGTCCACAGCACCTTGGACGACCTGCCGATGGCGGTCTCCCTGCGCGCCTTCTACCACGTCGTCCTCGGTGGCGAACCGGATTCCGTACGGTCCTCCGCCCGCGCTCTGACCGGTTCGCTGGCCTCGTTGCACTCCCCCGAGGACCTGATCGTCGCGGTCGCGACGGGCCGGGAGGCAGCGCGGCACTGGGAGTGGGCCAAGTGGCTGCCGCACGCGCAGCTGCCCGGTGTCGCGGACGGCGCCGGCTCCCGCCGTCTGATCAGCGGCGATCCCCAGGAGCTCGAGGATCTCCTGGCCGCACGCCTGACCGGCCGTCCCCGCTTCCACCCGAACGCCGCCCCCCTGCCGGACACCCCGCACCTCGTCGTCGTCCTCGACGGCGTGTCCCTCCCGCCGGACTCCATGCTGGCGAACCCCGAAGGCCTGCAGGGCGTGACGGTCGTCGAGGTGGTCGAGGGCGAGCCGGTCGGCACCCACGGTGACCTCTCCGTCCTCGTACGGCCGCGTTCACTGCGCCTGGAGTCGGCGCACGGCGTCGTCTACGAGGGAACGCCCGACGTCCTGTCGCAGGAGTCCGCGGAGGCGCTGGCCCGGCAGTTGGCGCCGCTGCGCATGGTCTCCGGCGGGGACGACGACGAACCGCTGCTGGCGAACCTGGAGTTCACGGATCTGCTGAACCTGGGCGACGCCGCCTCCGTCGACACCCGGCGCACCTGGCGGCCGCGGTCCCAGGCGGAACGGCTGCGGGTGCCGATCGGTGTCGGCGAGGACGGCCGTCCGGTGATGCTCGACATCAAGGAGGCGGCCCAGGAGGGCATGGGCCCGCACGGCCTGTGCGTGGGCGCCACGGGTTCCGGCAAGTCGGAACTGCTGCGCACGCTGGTGCTGGGGCTCGCGGTCACCCACTCCTCCGAGACCCTGAACTTCGTCCTCGCGGACTTCAAGGGCGGCGCGACCTTCGCGGGCATGGCGCAGATGCCGCACGTGGCGGCCGTGATCACCAACCTGGCGGACGACCTCACCCTCGTCGACCGCATGGGCGACTCCATCCGCGGCGAACTCAACCGCCGCCAGGAGATGCTGCGTGACGCGGGCAACTACGCCAACATCCACGACTACGAGAAGGCGCGCGCGGCGGGCGCACCGCTCCAGCCCATCCCCTCGCTGCTGCTGGTCATCGACGAGTTCAGCGAACTGCTGACGGCGAAGCCGGACTTCATCGACATGTTCGTGCAGATCGGCCGCATCGGCCGATCGCTGGGCGTGCACCTGCTGCTGGCCTCGCAGCGGCTGGAGGAGGGCCGGCTGCGCGGACTGGAGACGTACCTGTCGTACCGCATCGGTCTGCGCACCTTCTCCGCCGCCGAGTCGCGGTCGGCGCTGGGCGTGCCGGACGCGTACGAACTGCCGAACGTGCCGGGGTCCGGCTTCCTGAAGTTCGGCACCGACGAGATGGTCCGCTTCAAGGCGGCATACGTCTCCGGTGTCTACCGTTCCGGCTCGCAGGGCGCCGGATCCTCGGACGGCCCGCTGCCGCTGGACCGGCGGCCGGTGCTGTTCACGGCGGCCGAGGTTCCGGTGCGGTACGCGCCGGTGCCGCGGCAGCGCGCGGACTCGGCGGACGGCGCCGGTGAGGTGGACGACGCGCTGGCGGACACCGTGCTGGACGTCGTCGTCCGCCGGCTGGAGGCCCAGGGTCCGGCGGCCCACCAGGTGTGGCTGCCGCCGCTGGACAGCCCGCCGTCGCTGGACGCGCTGCTGCCCGGCCTCACCGCCGTGGAGGGCCGGGGCCTCACCCAGCCCGGCTACGAGGGTGCCGGACGGCTCGTGGTCCCCGTCGGCATCGTCGACAAGCCGTACGAGCAGCGCCGTGACCCGCTGTGGGTGGACTTCTCCGGCGCCGCGGGCCACATGCAGGTCCTGGGCGGTCCGCAGTCCGGCAAGTCGACGCTGCTGCGCTCGCTGATCTGCTCCTTCGCGCTCACCCACACGCCCCACGAAGTGCAGTTCTACGGACTGGACTTCGGCGGTGGCGGCATGGCCTCGGTGGCCGGGCTGCCGCACGTCGGCGGCGTCGCCTCGCGACTGGACCCGGAGAAGGTGCGGCGCACGGTGGCGGAGGTCTACGGCATCCTGGCCCGCCGCGAGGAGTACTTCCGGGCCTCGGGCATCTCCTCCATCGCCGAGTTCCGCACCCGGCGGGCCCGCGGCGACATCACGGTCACCGACCAGCCGTGGGGCGACGTCTTCCTGGTCGTCGACGGCTGGGCCAACTTCCGCACCGAGTACGAGGCGTTGGACCCGGTGATCCTCGACATCGCCGCCCGCGGCCTCGGCTACGGTATCCATCTGGTCCTGTCCGCCTCCCGTTCGATGGAGGTGCGGTCCGCGCTCAAGGACAGCCTGCTGAACCGGCTGGAGCTGCGGCTCGGCGACACGATGGACTCCGAACTGGACCGCAAGGTGGCCGCGAACGTCCCCACCGGGGTGCCCGGCCGCGGTCTGTCCCCGCAGAAACTGCACTTCATGGCGGCGGTGCCGCGCATCGACGGCCTGACCTCCGACACGGACCTGGCGGACGCCACCGCCGCGCTGTCGGCCGAGGTCTCCCGGCACTGGCAGGCCCCGGGCGCGCCCCAGGTCCGTCTCCTGCCGCGCGAGTTCCCGGCGCAGCAACTGCCCCCGGGCGACCGTTTCCCGGAGCGCGGCATCGCCTTCGCGCTCGACGAGGACAACCTGGAACCCGTTTTCGTCGACTTCGACCAGGACCCGTTCTTCCTCGTCTTCGGCGAGAGCGAGTCCGGCAAGTCGAACCTGCTCCGCCTGCTGATCAAGCAGCTGACGACGCGTTACCCCGGCGACGAGTGCAAGCTGTTCGTCGTGGACAACCGGCGCTCCCTGCTGGGCGTCACACCGGACTCCCATCTCGCCGAGTACATTCCGATGTCCAACGCCATGGAACACCACATGGCGGCCCTGGCCGACCTGATGAAGCGCCGCACCCCCACCGCCGACGTGACCGCACGCCAGCTCCGTGAGCGCAGCTGGTGGCAGGGGCCGACGGTGTACGTGGTCATCGACGACTTCGACCTCGTCTCCACGTCGAGCGGCAACCCGCTCAGCGGCCTGACGGAAATGCTGCCGTTCGCCCGGGACGTGGGCGTGCGCTTCATCATCGCGCGCTCGACGGCCGGCGCGAGCCGCGCCTCGTACGAGGCCTTCATGCAGCGCATCAAGGAGCTGGGGGCCCAGGGCGTCGTGCTGGCGGGCGACCCGACCGAGGGCGACGTCCTGGGCGGAGTCCGGCCGCGGCCGATGCCCACGGGACGGGGCGTCTTCGTGTCCCGACGGCGGGGAAGGCCGTTGGTGCAGACGGGGCTGGTGGCGGAGGAGATCCTCTGA
- a CDS encoding SUKH-4 family immunity protein, whose product MIDAEVVSLLAGCSHCPYPGMWQASPFAERTVGGARYALVAVDPGLSAFALRRDDGSLWCLPEGGAPQLVNSNIEAFVAFNRAYEEAAAEAAAYEGPGDGLGDDEAVDLAEQAADALTEALLERFEMLDAEAVADENSFWHIGAEELGYGMSV is encoded by the coding sequence ATGATCGACGCGGAGGTCGTCTCACTCTTGGCCGGATGTTCTCACTGTCCGTACCCCGGGATGTGGCAGGCATCCCCTTTTGCGGAACGCACGGTCGGAGGTGCGCGGTATGCCCTGGTCGCGGTCGACCCAGGGCTGAGCGCGTTCGCTCTGCGGCGTGATGACGGCTCGCTGTGGTGTCTGCCGGAAGGCGGTGCTCCCCAACTGGTGAACTCCAACATTGAGGCGTTCGTCGCCTTCAACCGCGCTTATGAGGAGGCCGCTGCTGAGGCCGCTGCATACGAGGGGCCCGGTGACGGTCTGGGCGACGACGAGGCCGTGGACCTGGCCGAGCAGGCCGCCGACGCGCTCACTGAAGCGCTGCTGGAACGATTCGAGATGCTTGACGCCGAGGCCGTTGCCGACGAGAACTCCTTCTGGCACATCGGGGCTGAGGAGCTGGGCTACGGCATGAGTGTGTGA
- a CDS encoding helix-turn-helix domain-containing protein, with the protein MDTGADSGADGAEPDSSTDFLRCFGRQMKLLREASGFTQTQLGSQVGYGEAQIAAVEQGRRIPKPELIDAVDRAVDARGVLMAMKEEVAKARYPGFFRRYAELELQAAELHAYDNHVVKGLLQTEEYARAVFTMWRPLLSEEVIEQRVAARLERQKLFARRPAPLLSFVIEEQVLLRPVGGHRVLRDQLEQLLIFGHERNVEMQVMPTERLEHAGLGGAFTLIHLPDQRRIGYMEVQEASILYTVPKKVSPLEATYGVLRAQALTPRESLAFIQKLLGET; encoded by the coding sequence ATGGACACGGGAGCGGACTCCGGAGCGGACGGAGCGGAACCGGACTCAAGCACCGACTTCCTGCGTTGCTTCGGCCGCCAGATGAAGCTCCTGCGCGAGGCTTCCGGCTTCACCCAGACCCAGCTGGGGAGCCAGGTCGGCTACGGCGAGGCTCAGATCGCAGCAGTGGAGCAGGGTCGGCGCATCCCGAAGCCCGAGCTGATCGACGCCGTAGACCGGGCGGTGGACGCGCGGGGCGTGCTGATGGCCATGAAGGAGGAGGTGGCGAAGGCCCGGTATCCAGGGTTCTTCCGGCGGTACGCGGAGTTGGAGTTGCAAGCTGCCGAGTTGCACGCTTACGACAATCATGTGGTCAAAGGGCTTCTCCAAACGGAGGAGTACGCACGAGCCGTCTTCACCATGTGGCGCCCGCTGCTGAGCGAGGAGGTCATCGAGCAGCGTGTGGCCGCACGGTTGGAGAGACAGAAGTTGTTCGCCCGGCGGCCTGCCCCGCTCCTGAGCTTCGTCATCGAGGAACAGGTCCTGCTCCGCCCTGTTGGCGGTCACCGGGTGCTGCGTGACCAACTGGAGCAACTGCTGATCTTCGGGCACGAACGCAACGTCGAGATGCAGGTCATGCCGACAGAGCGCCTGGAACATGCGGGACTTGGTGGGGCATTCACGTTGATCCACCTCCCGGACCAGCGCAGGATTGGGTACATGGAGGTACAGGAGGCGAGCATCCTGTACACCGTGCCCAAGAAGGTCAGTCCGCTGGAAGCGACGTACGGCGTACTCCGAGCACAGGCGCTGACTCCCAGGGAATCCCTGGCCTTCATCCAGAAGCTGTTGGGAGAGACATGA
- a CDS encoding DUF397 domain-containing protein, whose amino-acid sequence MKASSPEPAVGEPSWFKSSYSSGSGGDCVEVADAGTAVLVRDSKRPGGPVLTVGADQWTAFVRMTARD is encoded by the coding sequence ATGAAGGCAAGCAGTCCCGAGCCTGCCGTTGGTGAGCCGAGCTGGTTCAAAAGCAGTTACAGCTCGGGCAGTGGCGGCGACTGCGTCGAGGTCGCGGACGCCGGTACGGCCGTACTGGTCCGCGACTCCAAGCGGCCCGGCGGTCCGGTTCTCACTGTCGGTGCCGACCAGTGGACGGCGTTCGTACGGATGACAGCGCGCGATTGA